The proteins below are encoded in one region of Bremerella sp. P1:
- a CDS encoding glycosyltransferase family 4 protein, with protein MAIAAEAEQIETQREDSVVTHAPVAYIMSRFPKLTETFVLYEILAAQRAGVPVEVYPLRREKCKTMHKEAEPIVAKAHFTGWLSVAIVLANLQYLLTMPGTYLATWFTLVRANMGSLRYLAGAILYFPKSVWMAKDMKERGVTHIHAHFCSHPAATAYIIHRLTGIPYSFTAHGTDLHCDRHMLLEKVADASSVIGISDYNRNLILEECGQQFSSKVKVIHCGVDTAKFAARTSSTPFDEGSGPMVLLCIGTLHEVKGQTYLIQACAKLREQSFDVHCHFIGGGPDMEMLQSQCEQLGIQEQVVFWGPRTRDQIVDHLATADALVTPSVLTQSGQREGIPVVLMEGMASGVPCIGSNLSGIPELLGGQCGLLPNPRDVDSIVDSIKTLYQDADLRRQLAANGRARVEHEFNLVKNAEKLISEFQLSAIATS; from the coding sequence ATGGCGATTGCTGCCGAAGCTGAACAGATCGAAACCCAGCGCGAAGATTCCGTAGTCACCCACGCACCGGTGGCCTACATCATGTCGCGTTTTCCCAAGCTGACAGAGACATTCGTCCTCTACGAAATACTCGCTGCCCAACGAGCTGGAGTTCCGGTCGAGGTCTATCCGCTTCGCCGCGAAAAGTGCAAGACGATGCACAAAGAAGCCGAGCCGATTGTCGCCAAAGCACACTTCACCGGATGGTTGTCGGTCGCGATCGTTCTCGCTAATTTGCAATATCTGCTGACTATGCCCGGCACCTACCTGGCGACGTGGTTTACGCTGGTGCGAGCCAACATGGGAAGTCTTCGTTATCTTGCCGGAGCGATTCTGTACTTTCCGAAATCGGTGTGGATGGCCAAGGACATGAAAGAGCGGGGTGTCACACACATCCATGCGCACTTCTGCAGTCACCCGGCTGCCACGGCCTATATCATTCACCGACTGACCGGGATTCCCTATAGCTTCACGGCGCATGGGACCGATCTTCATTGCGATCGTCACATGCTATTGGAGAAAGTCGCAGACGCTTCCTCGGTGATTGGCATCTCCGACTACAACCGCAATCTGATCTTGGAGGAATGTGGTCAGCAGTTTTCGTCCAAAGTGAAGGTGATCCACTGCGGGGTAGATACGGCCAAGTTTGCAGCACGAACTTCGTCTACGCCTTTTGATGAGGGAAGTGGGCCGATGGTCCTGCTTTGCATCGGCACCTTGCACGAAGTGAAGGGGCAAACCTACCTCATCCAGGCATGTGCCAAACTCCGAGAGCAATCTTTCGACGTGCACTGTCACTTCATCGGAGGTGGCCCCGACATGGAAATGCTGCAGTCGCAATGCGAGCAGTTGGGAATCCAAGAGCAAGTCGTCTTCTGGGGACCGCGAACACGCGACCAGATCGTTGATCACCTGGCAACCGCTGATGCACTCGTCACGCCCAGCGTTCTCACGCAAAGCGGACAGCGTGAAGGAATCCCTGTTGTGCTCATGGAAGGGATGGCCAGCGGCGTCCCGTGCATTGGCAGCAATCTTTCGGGAATCCCCGAACTGCTCGGAGGTCAATGCGGCCTCTTACCCAATCCGAGGGACGTGGACTCGATCGTCGACAGTATCAAGACCCTCTATCAAGATGCCGACTTACGTCGCCAACTTGCTGCCAATGGCCGAGCACGCGTCGAGCACGAGTTCAACCTCGTCAAGAATGCCGAGAAGTTGATCTCGGAGTTTCAATTGAGCGCGATCGCCACTTCTTAG
- the wbaP gene encoding undecaprenyl-phosphate galactose phosphotransferase WbaP, whose translation MSIVASPKDQDFELRVPRRSKSETLQTLLTVVPMMVADGLSIVVAMAFSQVLIGTVFPDVHYAITRQLLPLLAIAVITYSIGGAYRICGLHPSQELRRIALLDNTSMLLLLLANLLFSETSTPYELSLLFVTLIALNLIHPGVRLVSRTLLSTQRWWGWSVVVVGPREHARRVLRHIQKNAELAMRPVSLLTSDEFRVAMTPAEKEQLARDTVTQSHASIIVMAVEDPDPSSYCSDIDFWSTQAHDVIIVPADFQWPTLWTETRDIGGIMGLHARAKLLSHWRLFAKRLLDVGLVLLFAPLLVPMCLVIAILVRLNSHGPIFFGHKRIGRSGRTFTAWKFRSMIPNANEVLEQYLNEHPELREEWERDHKLKDDPRIIPGVGHLIRKFSLDELPQIWNVLRGDMSLVGPRPIVDSEIEKYCDVFPLYLKVTPGITGLWQVSGRNNTTYQERITLDAFYVRNWSPWLDLYILARTIKTVLLREGAY comes from the coding sequence GTGTCGATCGTTGCCTCTCCCAAAGATCAGGACTTCGAGCTTCGCGTCCCGCGCCGAAGTAAGTCGGAGACTCTGCAGACGTTGCTCACCGTTGTGCCCATGATGGTTGCCGATGGGTTGAGCATCGTTGTTGCCATGGCGTTTTCGCAAGTTCTGATTGGGACGGTTTTTCCGGATGTGCATTACGCCATCACACGGCAGCTGCTCCCCCTGCTGGCAATTGCAGTTATCACGTACTCCATCGGAGGCGCCTATCGCATCTGTGGATTGCACCCAAGTCAAGAGTTGCGACGTATCGCACTGCTCGACAACACGTCCATGTTGCTCTTGCTGCTGGCGAACCTTCTCTTTAGCGAAACAAGCACTCCCTACGAACTCTCTCTGCTCTTCGTGACGCTTATCGCACTGAATTTGATTCACCCCGGGGTTCGCCTCGTGAGCCGAACTTTGTTGAGTACGCAGCGTTGGTGGGGCTGGTCCGTGGTCGTGGTCGGACCTCGCGAACATGCACGACGTGTCCTGCGACATATTCAGAAAAATGCTGAATTGGCAATGCGTCCGGTTAGTCTCCTGACGTCGGATGAGTTTCGAGTCGCCATGACACCCGCCGAAAAAGAACAGCTGGCCCGCGATACGGTCACCCAAAGCCATGCCAGTATCATTGTCATGGCGGTTGAAGATCCCGATCCATCTTCCTACTGCAGCGATATTGATTTCTGGTCGACCCAGGCCCACGACGTCATCATTGTTCCCGCCGATTTCCAATGGCCAACGCTATGGACGGAAACTCGGGACATCGGTGGCATTATGGGGCTTCACGCGAGGGCCAAGTTACTTTCCCACTGGCGACTTTTCGCCAAGCGTCTTCTGGATGTCGGCCTCGTCCTTTTGTTTGCACCACTGCTTGTGCCGATGTGCTTAGTGATCGCCATTTTGGTTCGCCTAAACTCGCACGGACCGATCTTCTTCGGACACAAACGGATTGGCCGATCGGGCCGAACGTTTACTGCCTGGAAGTTTCGCAGCATGATTCCAAATGCGAATGAAGTTCTGGAACAGTACCTAAACGAACATCCCGAATTGCGGGAAGAATGGGAACGCGATCATAAGTTGAAAGACGATCCACGCATCATTCCAGGCGTCGGCCACCTAATCCGAAAATTCAGCCTCGACGAATTACCTCAGATTTGGAACGTGCTTCGTGGCGATATGAGCCTCGTCGGCCCAAGGCCCATCGTTGATTCCGAGATCGAAAAATATTGCGATGTATTCCCGCTTTACCTCAAGGTGACACCTGGAATCACAGGCCTGTGGCAGGTATCCGGCAGAAACAATACAACCTACCAAGAGCGTATAACCCTTGATGCGTTCTATGTGCGAAACTGGTCACCATGGCTGGACTTGTATATTCTTGCAAGGACAATAAAGACGGTATTACTACGTGAAGGTGCGTATTAG
- a CDS encoding oligosaccharide flippase family protein, with protein MSNRTASSTTPNGGEISRGIRGSSLLFAGRCLSLGMNFAIQLAAVRYFSKDEFGVYSVALSAVAVAAVFAAFGMDKTALRVLPRYQSSGDLKKFSAATLMMALATFLCSLLAIAVIYVTWGVESAYSSQSRSMDLMLVMIWMTPCMVLDCFVTSLFSVFGKPRAIFVRQHVLGPLLRLAAVIAVVLAGGGIFAFAAGQLVASLIGVLIYATLVRGLILERNDFVRVTWNDMKSTAKEVFSYSLTLIFGDVGFLMRGAMVVLIIGMFHTPSEVAGFQAVFPAARLNDIVIATFSMLFMPGAGRLFSEGAIDSLNHLFRKTIIWTTVLSFPLFLACFLLPEQLCVLLFGAQYADSASTLAILSLGFFINTMVGMNLRLIRVVSGLRTLILVDVISLAGAIVTNLLLVPSLGAVGGAWAILIGFGIQGVACMVAVAMTVDVNPVSGRLIRAYSLAAVLTWCLWAAANSAVVPVFWMPVLLVAASILFAWLCRHDLEVANVFPEVARVPYLGRLLSTEQTG; from the coding sequence ATGAGTAATAGAACGGCATCTTCCACCACCCCGAATGGCGGGGAAATCTCCCGGGGCATTCGCGGGTCCTCGCTATTGTTTGCTGGGCGGTGCCTTTCGTTGGGCATGAACTTCGCGATACAGCTGGCCGCGGTCCGATACTTTTCGAAGGACGAATTTGGTGTCTATTCCGTCGCGTTGTCCGCCGTAGCTGTGGCCGCGGTCTTCGCCGCTTTCGGCATGGATAAGACGGCCCTGCGAGTCTTGCCTCGTTATCAGAGCAGTGGCGATCTCAAGAAGTTCTCGGCGGCGACTCTCATGATGGCGCTGGCGACCTTCCTGTGTTCTTTGTTAGCGATCGCAGTGATTTACGTCACCTGGGGAGTCGAAAGCGCCTATTCGAGCCAGTCACGGTCGATGGACTTGATGCTGGTCATGATCTGGATGACACCCTGCATGGTGCTCGATTGTTTTGTCACCTCCCTGTTCTCAGTGTTTGGCAAGCCGCGGGCAATTTTCGTGCGGCAGCATGTCCTGGGCCCCTTGTTACGGTTGGCGGCCGTCATTGCAGTCGTGTTGGCCGGCGGAGGAATTTTCGCCTTCGCTGCGGGCCAGCTCGTTGCGTCGCTGATTGGTGTGCTCATTTACGCAACATTGGTCCGTGGGCTGATTCTCGAACGAAATGACTTCGTCCGCGTCACCTGGAACGACATGAAGTCAACAGCCAAAGAAGTCTTCAGTTATAGCCTCACGCTCATCTTCGGCGATGTTGGATTCCTGATGCGTGGAGCGATGGTCGTTCTGATCATCGGAATGTTCCATACCCCGTCCGAGGTCGCCGGATTTCAGGCTGTCTTTCCTGCAGCTCGGCTGAACGATATCGTCATCGCGACATTTTCGATGCTCTTCATGCCTGGAGCAGGCCGCTTGTTTTCCGAGGGCGCGATCGATTCGCTGAATCACCTCTTTCGTAAAACGATAATTTGGACCACGGTTCTCTCCTTTCCGCTCTTCCTGGCATGCTTTCTTCTACCGGAGCAGCTTTGCGTGCTGCTGTTTGGGGCCCAATACGCTGACTCGGCGTCCACCCTGGCGATTCTTTCGTTGGGATTCTTCATCAATACCATGGTGGGGATGAACCTAAGACTTATCCGCGTGGTAAGTGGGTTGCGGACACTGATCCTCGTCGACGTCATTAGCCTGGCCGGGGCGATCGTAACGAACCTGTTACTGGTTCCATCGCTTGGAGCCGTTGGCGGTGCCTGGGCAATTTTGATCGGATTTGGTATTCAAGGCGTCGCCTGCATGGTGGCGGTCGCCATGACCGTTGATGTGAATCCCGTGTCGGGGCGATTGATCCGGGCCTATTCACTAGCCGCAGTCCTGACCTGGTGTCTGTGGGCAGCCGCGAACAGCGCTGTAGTGCCCGTTTTTTGGATGCCGGTACTGCTGGTGGCTGCGTCGATTCTGTTCGCCTGGCTGTGTCGACATGACTTGGAAGTCGCGAACGTGTTTCCTGAGGTTGCTCGGGTTCCCTACTTAGGACGTCTGCTTAGCACAGAACAAACTGGTTGA